A DNA window from Mucilaginibacter xinganensis contains the following coding sequences:
- a CDS encoding protein-L-isoaspartate(D-aspartate) O-methyltransferase, protein MAYKYIDNYREKGARKLLVEELKKKGIDDENVLAAIGKVKRHYFFDETFWNQAYKDIAFPIGEGQTISQPYTVAYQSQLLHINKGDKVLEIGTGSGYQTCVLLELGAKVYTIERQEKLYNHTRQVLPHIGYKANFFVGDGSIGIAKHAPYDKIIVTAGAPTVPDVLLKQLKIGGILVIPVGDEHSQKMVTIIKVAEHDYEKIVLDTFRFVPLVGDKAW, encoded by the coding sequence ATGGCCTATAAGTATATCGACAATTACCGCGAAAAGGGTGCGCGCAAACTACTGGTTGAAGAGTTAAAGAAAAAAGGGATTGATGACGAAAATGTTTTAGCTGCCATAGGTAAAGTAAAACGCCATTATTTTTTTGACGAAACTTTCTGGAACCAGGCCTATAAAGATATAGCCTTTCCGATAGGTGAGGGGCAAACCATTTCGCAGCCTTACACGGTTGCTTATCAAAGCCAGCTGTTGCACATTAACAAAGGTGATAAGGTATTGGAGATTGGTACTGGCAGCGGTTACCAAACCTGTGTATTGCTTGAACTCGGCGCAAAAGTTTACACTATTGAGCGGCAGGAGAAATTATACAACCACACCCGCCAGGTTTTGCCGCATATTGGCTATAAGGCTAATTTTTTTGTTGGCGATGGGTCAATAGGGATAGCTAAACATGCCCCCTACGATAAAATAATTGTAACAGCAGGTGCCCCCACTGTGCCTGATGTATTACTCAAGCAATTAAAAATAGGAGGCATCCTGGTAATTCCTGTAGGCGATGAGCATTCACAAAAAATGGTAACCATTATTAAAGTTGCCGAGCATGATTATGAAAAAATTGTGCTGGACACGTTCAGGTTTGTGCCATTGGTGGGCGATAAGGCCTGGTAA
- a CDS encoding RNA recognition motif domain-containing protein, with amino-acid sequence MTKLFVVGLPRDMEETELLEIFSVYGQVAIVTIVTDIQTGISKGFGFVHMEDEAGAGRAIAALNGAEIDDRTISVRIAEKKQPVPEPVVESAPRKKRQRIGGSSAF; translated from the coding sequence ATGACCAAATTATTTGTGGTAGGCTTACCGAGGGATATGGAGGAGACCGAGCTGCTGGAAATTTTCAGCGTTTATGGCCAGGTTGCAATAGTAACCATTGTAACTGACATACAAACAGGTATAAGTAAAGGGTTTGGTTTTGTGCACATGGAAGACGAAGCAGGGGCAGGGCGTGCCATTGCAGCGCTTAATGGCGCAGAAATAGATGACAGGACAATTAGCGTGAGAATAGCCGAGAAAAAACAGCCGGTACCTGAACCGGTAGTTGAAAGTGCTCCCCGCAAAAAACGCCAGCGCATAGGTGGTTCGTCTGCTTTTTAA